In Mangifera indica cultivar Alphonso chromosome 1, CATAS_Mindica_2.1, whole genome shotgun sequence, a single genomic region encodes these proteins:
- the LOC123220797 gene encoding squamosa promoter-binding-like protein 9 codes for MELGSGSFSDSVGVGGSGGVGGGDSSSSPPNSATESLNGLKFGKKIYFEDAGSTAGAPGKASGPGSSSGSGSGKKARSGSGGGAVQTGQPPRCQVEGCKVDLSDAKAYYSRHKVCGMHSKSPMVIVAGLEQRFCQQCSRFHQLAEFDQGKRSCRRRLAGHNERRRKPPPGSLLANRYGRISSIFESSSRGGGFLVDFSAYPRPGGRDAWPTTRMPERVPRNQTSATARNFPHPPWLNHTVSSPSDLFLQGSIGGTGFASPGIPSGECFTGVADSSCALSLLSNQPWSSRRAPCLGMSDLMHPPGSSMTHPTSPHGTAVNQYPNMSWGFKGNGATSSSHQMPSHLDLRPVSQPVNSQFSGDLESSQQNRRQYMELEHSRDYEDPTQQMHWSL; via the exons ATGGAACTGGGTTCAGGCTCTTTTTCCGACTCAGTTGGTGTTGGTGGTAGTGGTGGTGTTGGTGGTGGTGATTCTTCATCTTCTCCACCTAACTCCGCCACCGAGTCACTTAATGGTCTCAAGtttggtaaaaaaatttattttgaggaTGCGGGTAGTACTGCAGGAGCTCCAGGTAAAGCATCCGGACCCGGGTCTTCATCCGGGTCCGGGTCCGGAAAGAAAGCGAGAAGTGGTAGTGGTGGTGGAGCTGTGCAAACTGGGCAGCCACCAAGGTGCCAGGTGGAGGGCTGTAAAGTGGATCTAAGTGATGCTAAGGCTTACTATTCTAGGCATAAAGTTTGTGGCATGCATTCAAAGTCTCCTATGGTCATTGTTGCAGGTCTTGAGCAGAGGTTCTGCCAACAGTGTAGCAG ATTTCATCAGCTAGCTGAATTTGACCAAGGAAAAAGAAGTTGCCGCAGGCGCCTGGCAGGCCATAATGAGCGCCGGAGGAAGCCACCACCTGGATCATTGTTAGCCAACCGCTATGGCAGGATCTCTTCTATCTTTG AAAGCAGCAGCAGAGGTGGAGGATTTCTTGTTGACTTTAGCGCATACCCAAGGCCTGGTGGGAGAGATGCTTGGCCAACAACAAGAATGCCTGAGCGGGTGCCTAGAAATCAAACCTCTGCAACAGCAAGAAATTTTCCACATCCACCGTGGCTGAATCATACTGTGAGTTCTCCATCTGATCTATTCCTACAAGGTTCAATAGGTGGGACTGGTTTTGCCAGTCCTGGAATTCCTTCGGGGGAATGCTTCACGGGAGTTGCTGATTCAAGCTGTGCTCTCTCTCTTCTGTCAAATCAACCATGGAGCTCCAGACGAGCACCGTGTCTTGGAATGAGTGACTTGATGCATCCACCAGGCTCATCCATGACTCATCCAACATCGCCTCATGGTACAGCTGTTAATCAATATCCAAACATGTCATGGGGTTTCAAGGGCAATGGAGCCACCAGCAGTTCACACCAGATGCCCTCTCACCTTGATTTGCGACCAGTTTCACAGCCTGTTAATAGTCAGTTTTCTGGAGACCTCGAGTCATCTCAACAGAATCGGAGGCAATATAtggaacttgagcactccaggGATTATGAGGACCCGACACAGCAGATGCACTGGTCACTTTAA
- the LOC123220837 gene encoding protein STRUBBELIG-RECEPTOR FAMILY 2 — MSRECPSLWLTVTVFSVILALQALASTDPLDVMALQDMYMALNNPPQLNSWRLEGGDPCGESWTGVSCSGSSVIYLKLSGLELGGHLGNKLSSLRNLKHLDVSSNNVEGEIPTELPPNATHINMASNKLSQNIPQSLPTLKRIRHLNLSHNLLSGPIGNVFAGLQNLKELDLSYNNFEGDLPSSFGSLKSLSGLFLQNNKFTGSVVYLADLPLTELNIEDNDFSGVIPKQFQSIPNLYFWGNKFHVDPKSPPWDFPLDTLPIRHNISSPPTSQSSAVENFPSIRAGKHNNKGMSSAGIACTVGGVALIATCAALFTAIRISRARILRRKSLEKYSSTAPEDSPQILAATSPFYLGPRRMPPVRTLRTETTCRRSFSTTYKLPPIAKLYTVAELQSATNNFSEEKLLGQGSLGYVYKAEFPDGQTLAVKNINMVSLSFQEEEQFMDVIRMVSQLRHPNIVTLLGYCVEHGEHLLVYEFVRNLSLAEALHNQVFNPLSWTIRLRIALGIARALNYLHSSFSPPVAHCNIKASNILLDEELMPRISDCGIAILRPLTSNSASELAINQTGYIAPDNVEPGSDNTKCDIYAFGVILLELLTGRRPIDCSRSRGEFNLVTWASSRLHDREYLEQMVDPGIKGTFPSKTLSQFADIISLCILPEKEFRPPISEIVESLTRLCQRFSLYKSNSVVDGIEVDPFERSFMSTHTRFISSPTVSYLSV, encoded by the exons ATGTCAAGAGAATGCCCGTCTTTGTGGCTTACTGTAACTGTCTTCTCAGTGATTCTTGCTTTACAGGCCTTGGCTTCCACGGATCCTCTTGACG TCATGGCTCTTCAGGATATGTACATGGCCCTGAATAATCCACCACAGCTTAATAGCTGGAGATTAGAAGGTGGCGATCCATGTGGTGAATCATGGACTGGAGTGTCCTGCTCTGGTTCATCTGTAATATACCT AAAACTGAGTGGATTGGAACTTGGCGGACATCTTGGAAACAAACTCAGTAGTCTCCGTAATTTGAAGCATCT GGATGTTAGCTCCAACAATGTTGAGGGCGAAATTCCAACTGAGTTACCTCCTAATGCCACTCATAT AAACATGGCCAGTAACAAGTTGAGCCAAAACATACCACAATCTTTACCTACCTTGAAACGTATCAGACATCT AAATCTAAGCCACAATTTATTATCTGGACCCATTGGTAACGTATTTGCTGGCCTGCAGAATCTGAAAGAATT GGATCTATCGTACAACAATTTTGAGGGAGATCTCCCAAGTTCTTTTGGGTCTCTGAAAAGCCTTAGCGGACT GTTCTTGCAGAATAATAAATTCACTGGATCAGTTGTTTACCTTGCGGATCTTCCCCTGACTGAGCT AAACATCGAAGATAATGATTTCAGTGGTGTTATTCCAAAACAGTTTCAATCAATTCCAAATTTATA TTTTTGGGGTAACAAGTTCCATGTCGACCCCAAATCCCCACCATGGGATTTCCCTTTGGATACTTTGCCCATTAGGCATAATATTAGCAGCCCCCCAACATCTCAGTCAAGTGCAGTTGAGAACTTTCCGTCCATCCGAGCAGGCAAACACAACAATAAAGGGATGAGCTCTGCAGGGATAGCTTGCACAGTTGGTGGTGTAGCTCTTATAGCAACCTGTGCGGCACTCTTCACTGCTATCCGCATCAGTCGGGCACGTATACTAAGGCGTAAAAGCTTAGAAA AATATTCTTCTACTGCACCTGAAGATAGCCCGCAGATCCTGGCTGCCACCTCCCCATTCTATCTTGGTCCTAGGCGTATGCCTCCTGTTCGCACTTTAAGAACGGAGACAACATGTAGAAGAAGTTTCTCTACCACATATAAATTGCCACCAATTGCAAAACTTTACACTGTTGCAGAACTTCAATCAGCTACAAATAACTTCAGTGAAGAGAAACTTCTTGGACAGGGATCACTTGGTTACGTATACAAAGCCGAGTTTCCTGATGGCCAA ACTTTGGCTGTGAAGAACATCAACATGGTTTCTCTGTCTTTCCAAGAAGAAGAACAATTCATGGATGTAATTCGGATGGTATCCCAATTGAGGCACCCAAACATTGTAACACTTCTTGGCTATTGTGTAGAACATGGAGAGCATCTTCTTGTGTATGAGTTTGTCAGAAATTTATCTCTTGCTGAGGCTTTGCACAATCAAGTGTTCAATCCTCTTTCATGGACCATCCGTCTCCGTATTGCCCTTGGCATCGCCCGGGCTCTGAA cTATTTGCATTCTTCATTCTCGCCTCCTGTTGCTCACTGCAACATTAAGGCTTCAAATATATTACTCGATGAAGAACTTATGCCACGAATCAGTGACTGTGGGATAGCTATTTTAAGGCCACTTACAAGCAACAGT GCATCTGAACTTGCAATCAATCAAACCGGCTACATTGCGCCTGATAATGTTGAACCAGGAAGTGATAACACAAAGTGTGACATATACGCTTTTGGAGTTATACTGCTGGAGCTATTAACAGGAAGGAGACCTATTGACTG TTCAAGATCCAGGGGGGAGTTCAACTTAGTAACATGGGCTTCATCTCGGCTTCATGACCGTGAGTATTTGGAGCAGATGGTGGATCCTGGGATCAAAGGAACCTTTCCCTCCAAAACTCTCTCCCAATTTGCTGATATCATCTCCCTGTGCATTCTG CCTGAGAAAGAATTCCGACCTCCAATATCTGAAATCGTGGAGTCTCTAACTCGTTTGTGTCAAAGGTTCAGCTTGTACAAAAGCAATTCAGTAGTAGATGGCATTGAAGTTGATCCCTTCGAAAGGTCGTTCATGTCGACACATACCCGTTTCATAAGCTCCCCTACAGTGAGCTATCTGTCCGTCTGA
- the LOC123220847 gene encoding CDK5RAP3-like protein has translation MQSAEDIRKLPIDITFSRFGEWLVDRKRIPSDWRKRMAVIRAKISKEFASLPKDIDPYFRTLDSEGIGYLEAKKIYEILLKSTPESRNIFGRLSGAAGSWEAIVRAFEKDNIYLGEAAQIMVQNVNYEIPYQKKQVQKIQQQLAELDRKEADIKRSAALSAAKYVEACQELGLQGTNVRVELLETANSLPSTFSRILEVINSESMSLAMEYYSNFVRDLHTEKDKSSETVLLNLKEICENPPSLNVSAASEILNSADAQSSFNDMMPVRQDKDSAAESIDWDISVDTAQIDWDIGTVEETEDAGNGLGPYEIVNASDYIQSSSTNEAVETEQTQSKKQEDTLLPDVSASEICWDISVETPQVDVNDEVNLPNVGLESQAFVPDTLTQIPGIKEDRSQLLETEYRNKILDDLYEIKAFLNQRLVEMGNQETLSLRNQVQSVAPLVLQQYTTDAIETMLSDVTSAISLLTNRKTRDLIMILNSKRYLDRLVNTLEEKKHHEVKLKEGLKDVAAKRMELQNSLSSSWPKQEAALAKTRELKKFCESTLSSMFDGRPVNIIGEINALLSSGIGT, from the exons ATGCAGTCGGCTGAAGACATTCGCAAACTTCCAATCGACATAACATTTTCTCGTTTCGGAG aaTGGTTGGTTGATCGGAAGCGAATACCGTCGGATTGGAGAAAACGAATGGCTGTGATCAGAGCAAAAATTTCAAAGGAGTTCGCTTCGTTGCCCAAGGATATTGATCCTTATTTTCGAACCCTTGACagtgaag GGATTGGTTACCTAGAGGCCAAAAAGATATATGAAATTCTTCTGAAGTCAACCCCAGAAAGCCGGAATATATTTGGCCGGCTATCAGGTGCTGCT GGTTCCTGGGAAGCAATTGTACGTGCCTTTGAGAAAGATAATATTTACCTTGGTGAGGCTGCTCAAATTATGGTTCAAAATGTAAATTATGAAAT TCCATATCAGAAGAAACAGGTGCAAAAGATTCAGCAACAATTAGCCGAACTTGATCGCAAGGAAGCTGATATTAAAAGAAGTGCAGCTTTATCGGCAGCTAAATATGTTGAAGCTTGTCAAGAGCTTGGTTTGCAG GGAACAAATGTGAGGGTTGAACTTTTAGAGACTGCAAATTCACTTCCTAGCACATTTAGCAGGATTTTGGAAGTTATAAATAGTGAATCGATGTCACTTGCTATGGAGTATTATTCCAATTTTGTCAGAGACTTGCACACTGAAAAAGAT AAATCTTCAGAGACTGTCTTGTTGAACTTGAAAGAAATTTGTGAAAATCCCCCATCTTTGAATGTTTCTGCAGCCTCTGAGATCCTAAATTCTGCTGATGCTCAATCAAGCTTTAATGATATGATGCCTGTGAGACAAGACAAGGATTCTGCTGCTGAAAGTATTGACTGGGATATCTCTGTTGACACTGCTCAGATTGATTGGGATATTGGTACTGTGGAAGAAACAGAAGATGCTGGTAATGGTTTGGGTCCATATGAAATAGTTAATGCCAGTGATTATATACAGAGTTCTTCAACAAATGAAGCTGTGGAAACTGAGCAAACTCAATCAAAGAAACAGGAAGACACCCTGCTTCCTGATGTTTCTGCTTCAGAGATATGTTGGGATATCAGTGTTGAAACACCTCAAGTTGATGTGAATGATGAAGTTAATTTGCCTAATGTTGGCCTGGAAAGTCAGGCATTTGTTCCAGATACCTTGACTCAAATACCAGGAATCAAGGAAGATAGGAGCCAACTATTGGAGACAGAGTACAGGAATAAGATTCTTGATGATTTGTATGAG ATCAAAGCATTCTTGAATCAACGATTGGTAGAGATGGGGAATCAAGAGACTTTGTCCTTGCGGAATCAGGTCCAATCAGTTGCACCCTTGGTGTTACAGCAGTATACTACAGATGCCATTGAGACTATGTTGTCTGATGTTACATCAGCGATTTCCTTGCTGACAAACAGAAAAACAAGGGACCTGATCATGATTCTCAACTCCAAGAG ATATCTGGATAGATTAGTTAATACTTTGGAAGAGAAAAAGCATCATGAGGTGAAACTGAAGGAGGGTTTGAAAGATGTGGCTGCCAAACGCATGGAACTTCAAAATTCTTTATCTTCGTCATGGCCAAAGCAA GAAGCAGCTCTTGCGAAAACTAGAGAGCTGAAGAAGTTCTGTGAAAGTACCCTTTCGTCCATGTTTGATGGAAGACCAGTGAACATAATTGGAGAGATTAATGCCTTGTTGAGTAGTGGGATTGGTACATAA